The stretch of DNA CGAACCCGGGCACCCTGCTGGTCGAGGAGGTGGAGAACGGCATGCACCTGACCCAGGTCGCCGAGCTCGTCCGCCGCCTCAGCCGCAACGTCGGCCTCGCCGCCGATGCCCGAGGCCAGAGCGCCCGCCAGCTGATCCTCACCACTCACTCGCCCGCCCTGCTCGCCGCACTCCGCGGTGACCTCTCCGGCAGCCTGGTCTTCCTGGAACAGGCCAACCGGGTCGATCCGGAGAGCGGTGCGGTCTCCCGCGTCACGGCGGCCCGCCCGCTCCGGGAGCGCGGTGCCACCGACGACCCGGGCGAGTCGATCTCGCCGCAAGCCGTGACCCGGCTGCTCCGGCGCCTCGGACAGGAGGTCTCCTAGATGGGGGACCGCCCGCTCGTCCCGGCGCTGGTGGCGGAGGGCCCGAGCGACGAACCGTTTCTCGCCACGCTGATCGTGCGTCAGCTGGAGGAGCTGCTGATCGCCAAGGCACCACGGCGGGTCCAGGTCTTCGCCTGCGAGGTCTCGCCCGTCCGGATCACCGGATCGGGTGGGGCACAGGCCGTGATCGAGACCGCGTGGGAGCTGGCCCAGGACTGCGACCTGATCTTCGCGCACAGCGACGAGAAGGAGCGGGACACCGCAGAGAAGCTCGTCGCCGAGCTGCACGCCCGGGCCCAGCAGGCCAAGGCCGCGGTGCCGGTCGTGCTCGTGCCGATCCGGATGACCGAGTCCTGGATGCTGGCGGACCGTCAGGCGATCGCCCGCTGTGTCGCGGGCGCGGACCTCGGAGCCTACCCGTACAAGACTCCGGCGGACGTGGAGAAGGCGCACAACAGCCCCGGCCACCCCGCCTACGCCAAGCAGGTCTGGCAGGCGATCGCCGGCTGCGGCCACGAGAGCACCGACCTACTCGCCCAACACATCGACCTCCGACTTCTCTCCCAGC from Kitasatospora sp. MMS16-BH015 encodes:
- a CDS encoding DUF4276 family protein — translated: MGDRPLVPALVAEGPSDEPFLATLIVRQLEELLIAKAPRRVQVFACEVSPVRITGSGGAQAVIETAWELAQDCDLIFAHSDEKERDTAEKLVAELHARAQQAKAAVPVVLVPIRMTESWMLADRQAIARCVAGADLGAYPYKTPADVEKAHNSPGHPAYAKQVWQAIAGCGHESTDLLAQHIDLRLLSQLPSYQRWLADTEEALKAKGFL